In one Zobellia galactanivorans genomic region, the following are encoded:
- a CDS encoding DUF6786 family protein: MNTTISHPYLIPLLLIMAMTACKSEKKETQVPKAVDTLTFTPYENDLSFMKTYTPIIELSDPSGKSKVALAPNLQGRVMTSSSSGPNGRSYGWINRELFESQDTLEHINAFGGEERFWLGPEGGQYSLFFKEGNEFNLENWQTPRLIDLEPFDIKSSAPNKVVFTKNAALTNYSGFQFDLGIEREITLLSPEEIQKELGIGTLGETRAVAYKTTNTVTNTGKEDWKKDSGLVSIWLLGMFNPSPKTTIVIPYISGNEDRLGAVVNDTYFGKVPPERLVVRENVLYFSGDGQYRSKIGLPPLRAKNIAGSYDTEHKILTILKYNKPEGISDYVNSMWEIQEEPYSGDVINSYNDGAPAPGKKPLGPFYELETSSPALALKAGESGTHIQHTFHIEGNENSLAPIIKQVFGVTIDDIKKAFN; encoded by the coding sequence ATGAACACAACTATCAGCCACCCGTACCTCATACCCCTGCTCCTTATCATGGCCATGACCGCCTGTAAATCGGAGAAAAAAGAAACCCAAGTCCCCAAAGCCGTAGATACCCTAACCTTTACCCCTTACGAGAATGATTTAAGCTTTATGAAAACCTATACCCCGATAATAGAACTATCGGATCCATCGGGCAAGTCCAAAGTCGCCCTAGCCCCTAATCTACAAGGTCGAGTAATGACCAGTAGTTCATCAGGACCAAACGGACGAAGTTATGGATGGATCAATAGGGAACTTTTTGAATCACAAGACACCCTAGAGCACATCAATGCCTTTGGTGGAGAAGAACGTTTTTGGCTAGGCCCCGAAGGCGGGCAATATTCACTGTTTTTTAAGGAAGGAAATGAGTTCAACTTAGAAAACTGGCAAACTCCAAGGCTTATAGACTTAGAACCTTTCGATATAAAGAGCAGTGCCCCGAACAAGGTGGTATTTACCAAAAACGCCGCGTTGACCAATTACTCAGGATTTCAATTCGACTTGGGCATTGAACGTGAAATAACACTTTTATCCCCAGAAGAAATACAGAAAGAACTTGGTATAGGTACATTGGGGGAAACTAGGGCCGTGGCCTATAAAACCACAAATACCGTAACCAACACCGGAAAAGAGGACTGGAAAAAAGATTCCGGACTGGTATCGATATGGCTCTTGGGCATGTTCAACCCTTCTCCTAAAACAACCATTGTCATACCCTATATCTCGGGTAATGAAGACCGATTGGGCGCAGTCGTAAACGATACCTACTTTGGCAAAGTCCCACCAGAACGATTGGTTGTTCGAGAAAATGTTCTCTATTTTAGCGGTGACGGACAGTATCGGAGCAAGATAGGCCTACCTCCCCTTCGCGCAAAAAACATAGCGGGCTCTTATGATACGGAACACAAAATACTGACCATTTTAAAGTACAACAAACCCGAGGGCATAAGCGATTACGTAAATTCGATGTGGGAAATACAGGAAGAACCCTACTCGGGAGATGTAATCAATTCCTATAATGACGGCGCCCCTGCTCCCGGCAAAAAGCCCCTCGGCCCTTTTTACGAACTGGAAACCTCCTCCCCTGCCTTGGCACTAAAGGCCGGTGAGAGCGGAACGCATATCCAACACACCTTTCATATTGAAGGGAATGAAAATAGCTTGGCGCCCATAATAAAGCAAGTATTCGGAGTAACCATAGATGACATCAAAAAGGCCTTTAACTAA
- the proC gene encoding pyrroline-5-carboxylate reductase produces the protein MKVLVIGAGNMGLTYAEGMSKSKLLKKKNIMVLDSSEEKLKELNEMAHFDAFKKLEECVPQADIIFIAVKPYHANALFETIKPLVHSDQILISIMAGVTIDAIKTHTGLNKIVRAMPNLPAKVGKGLTSYTSSKEVSRIELLTVESLLDTTGKSIRVRDENFIDASTGISGSGPAYVFYFMQSMMEAALQMGFSKEVSSVLVSETFTGAVELFNQNNLSPNSWMDRVASKGGTTQAALDSMDDNNVSELIKEAAFAAFERAVELGKEENYA, from the coding sequence ATGAAAGTACTAGTAATCGGAGCCGGAAATATGGGATTGACCTATGCTGAAGGCATGTCTAAATCTAAATTGCTCAAAAAAAAGAACATTATGGTGCTAGACAGTTCCGAAGAGAAACTGAAAGAGCTAAATGAAATGGCGCATTTCGATGCCTTTAAAAAGTTGGAAGAATGTGTGCCCCAAGCAGACATCATCTTTATTGCGGTAAAGCCCTACCACGCCAACGCCTTGTTCGAGACCATTAAACCTTTGGTCCATTCCGACCAAATCTTGATTTCCATTATGGCCGGCGTTACCATTGATGCCATAAAAACACATACCGGCCTGAACAAGATCGTTCGCGCCATGCCCAACTTACCGGCCAAAGTCGGCAAGGGACTCACCTCTTACACCTCTTCAAAGGAGGTGTCAAGAATAGAGCTTTTGACCGTGGAAAGCCTACTCGACACCACAGGAAAGTCCATTAGGGTACGCGACGAGAACTTTATAGACGCCTCTACGGGCATATCGGGCAGTGGCCCGGCCTATGTCTTCTATTTTATGCAAAGCATGATGGAGGCCGCCCTACAAATGGGCTTTTCGAAAGAAGTATCGAGTGTTTTGGTGAGCGAGACCTTTACTGGCGCCGTTGAGCTCTTCAACCAGAACAACCTTAGCCCTAATTCTTGGATGGACCGTGTGGCCAGTAAGGGAGGTACCACACAGGCGGCCCTAGACTCGATGGACGACAACAATGTCAGCGAACTGATCAAGGAAGCGGCTTTTGCAGCTTTTGAGCGCGCAGTGGAATTAGGCAAAGAGGAGAACTATGCATAA
- a CDS encoding RagB/SusD family nutrient uptake outer membrane protein has translation MKNTNSYILLKRLFTLVIAVALSSSCDDDLLEDKLLSDTSVDFLYSTPEGLESAVVGLYTLNREIYQDLSLNGTIPLIPQAKSDLGVGITGEVSLYSRLLWGASLGDYGTTAGISAYWVRNYKVVDRANAIIKGAEELDDIDISLKNQILAEAKCMRAQAYFTLYRLFNNIYITTEPTTPENAFDVPQDKSSVDEIFALLRSDLDFAIENLDYFTEQFGRWNQGAARHLRAKVAMWENDWSEAADQTEAVLNSGNYSLAPTTKDVFAGELDHVETLFAINFEKETIGGGGPHIMNWNMVASYADAPGLIQSVENGGSGAGFISLNSYMIDLLNEDPNDDRKNNTYYIFNYAYNDESALPEGKELGDPLDLYENSETDQNEFMLYYRRQNPGVLKFFDETVEPTDRNHYKNIMVYRLAETYLIAAEAQMMLGNNAKALDYLNTVRTRANAAPASSIDLQTVLDERARELGFEGQRWYTLKRTGKLYEFLLDHMNNDNMNESYPEGNPKTILREYMQNWPIPQEQMDLLGPNYPQNDGYN, from the coding sequence ATGAAAAATACAAATAGTTACATATTGTTAAAAAGACTTTTTACTCTAGTCATTGCCGTTGCCCTATCGAGCTCTTGCGATGATGATTTATTAGAGGATAAATTACTGTCCGACACATCGGTCGATTTTCTCTATTCTACCCCTGAAGGTCTTGAATCGGCCGTAGTCGGACTTTACACGCTCAATCGTGAAATCTACCAAGACCTAAGCTTGAACGGAACCATTCCCTTGATTCCTCAAGCCAAAAGCGATCTGGGCGTAGGCATAACCGGTGAGGTATCCCTTTACAGTAGACTGTTGTGGGGAGCCAGCCTTGGCGACTACGGAACTACGGCAGGTATAAGCGCCTATTGGGTTCGCAATTACAAGGTTGTAGATAGGGCAAATGCCATTATCAAAGGGGCCGAAGAACTCGACGACATCGACATTAGCCTCAAAAACCAAATTTTGGCCGAGGCCAAATGTATGCGGGCGCAAGCATATTTTACACTTTACCGCTTATTCAACAACATCTATATCACTACCGAGCCGACTACCCCCGAAAACGCTTTTGACGTACCCCAAGACAAATCATCAGTAGATGAAATATTCGCCTTACTCAGGTCAGACCTCGATTTCGCAATCGAAAACCTTGATTATTTTACCGAGCAATTCGGAAGATGGAACCAAGGTGCGGCAAGGCACCTCAGGGCCAAAGTAGCCATGTGGGAAAACGATTGGAGCGAGGCCGCCGACCAAACAGAAGCGGTATTGAACAGTGGAAACTACAGCCTGGCCCCCACCACCAAAGACGTTTTTGCAGGGGAGCTCGACCACGTAGAAACCTTGTTCGCCATCAATTTTGAAAAAGAAACCATCGGCGGTGGCGGTCCGCATATTATGAACTGGAACATGGTGGCGTCATACGCCGATGCGCCCGGTTTGATACAATCGGTAGAAAACGGCGGTTCCGGAGCGGGCTTTATTTCATTGAACAGCTACATGATCGACCTACTTAACGAAGATCCCAACGACGATAGAAAAAACAACACCTATTACATATTTAACTATGCCTATAATGATGAAAGCGCACTTCCTGAAGGTAAGGAATTAGGCGATCCCCTCGATCTATATGAAAACAGCGAAACCGACCAGAACGAATTTATGCTGTACTACAGACGACAAAATCCCGGTGTTCTTAAATTCTTCGATGAAACGGTCGAACCCACCGACCGAAACCACTATAAAAACATTATGGTCTACAGATTGGCCGAGACCTATTTAATCGCAGCAGAGGCCCAAATGATGTTAGGCAACAATGCCAAGGCCCTCGATTATTTAAATACCGTTAGGACAAGGGCGAACGCCGCTCCGGCCAGCTCTATCGACCTGCAAACCGTACTCGATGAAAGGGCGCGTGAACTCGGTTTTGAGGGACAACGCTGGTATACCCTCAAAAGAACCGGCAAATTGTACGAGTTCTTGCTCGACCATATGAACAACGACAATATGAACGAGTCGTACCCCGAAGGAAACCCCAAAACGATACTCAGGGAGTACATGCAAAATTGGCCTATTCCACAAGAACAGATGGATTTACTCGGTCCTAACTACCCTCAAAACGATGGATACAACTAA
- a CDS encoding glycoside hydrolase family 97 protein, whose product MKNKKWLIIGWIFFVASLSKACKVPSHTYILKSPDQSIELTLAHTDGILSYSIFQNGQQTLENSALSIFPNTKVKVTDTKITSFSNTWSPVWGQFSKIQDTYNELEVSLDYEGVPATLYIRAYDGGSAFRFMTDKYPIAKKPAFYMEYGLSASDKIYMPAGESMPIGPIVLSDLERMDSIPYRWKVPLVIETDQSKYISLLESDLVSAPGFSVIDFEYDKKKGKLISNNEFTSEGSKLTTPWRLVLIEENIGDLLTNTIPQNVAAPLALEDTSWIKPGKTVWDWRVHGYTAADGFTYGIDTESYLRFIDFAAENGIEYFMIDDAWYTDVSKGQIEMSDKLDLQKVMDYAKEKGVSVLLYYDRRQGDYGDAALFPYYQELGAKGIKYGFMGSNVSFTREAIKKSAESELLIDFHDSPVPFTGVTRTYPNAITREYCHAQQDSRRAFTPQAFIRMALINALQGPLDMNNGVFDITGVNTGEREKGPKAKNLNTTVTAEAARTLIIFSGLVCIPDAPEAYTEKSDLFEFIKEMPIGQWDETKILHAKMDAYISTARRHNASWFIGSVYNEPGGELPIVLDFLEAGKAYDITYYEDTDATHFKTKPEAYQVRRGSVKKGDVINAKIAPGGGHCMWIRPSKK is encoded by the coding sequence ATGAAAAACAAAAAATGGCTTATAATTGGTTGGATCTTCTTCGTTGCAAGCCTATCAAAGGCATGTAAAGTGCCTTCCCATACTTATATCCTAAAATCCCCGGACCAATCGATTGAACTCACACTTGCCCATACCGATGGTATTTTAAGTTATTCTATCTTCCAAAATGGACAACAAACACTTGAAAATTCAGCGTTGTCGATTTTTCCGAATACAAAAGTAAAAGTAACGGACACCAAGATTACTTCCTTCTCTAATACCTGGAGTCCGGTTTGGGGGCAGTTCAGTAAAATTCAAGACACGTATAACGAGCTAGAGGTGTCCCTAGATTATGAAGGTGTTCCGGCTACCCTATATATTCGTGCCTATGATGGCGGCAGTGCCTTCCGTTTTATGACCGATAAATATCCTATAGCTAAAAAACCTGCCTTTTACATGGAATATGGACTCTCCGCTTCCGACAAAATCTATATGCCGGCCGGGGAAAGTATGCCGATTGGCCCTATTGTTTTGAGTGATTTGGAGCGAATGGATTCTATTCCTTACCGCTGGAAAGTACCTTTGGTAATAGAGACCGATCAAAGCAAATACATATCGCTTCTCGAATCAGATTTGGTAAGCGCTCCCGGTTTTTCCGTAATCGATTTTGAATACGATAAGAAAAAAGGGAAACTCATTTCCAATAACGAATTTACTTCCGAAGGAAGCAAACTGACAACCCCTTGGCGCTTGGTTCTCATAGAAGAAAACATAGGTGACTTGCTCACCAACACCATTCCACAAAATGTAGCCGCACCACTGGCGCTCGAAGATACTTCATGGATCAAGCCCGGAAAAACGGTATGGGATTGGCGTGTGCACGGATATACCGCAGCAGATGGATTTACTTACGGAATAGACACGGAAAGCTACTTACGGTTTATCGATTTTGCCGCAGAGAACGGTATTGAATATTTCATGATCGATGATGCTTGGTATACCGATGTTTCCAAAGGACAAATTGAAATGTCAGACAAACTCGATTTGCAAAAGGTAATGGACTATGCAAAAGAGAAAGGAGTGTCCGTATTGTTGTATTATGACAGACGCCAAGGAGATTACGGAGATGCCGCACTTTTCCCGTATTATCAAGAATTGGGCGCCAAAGGAATTAAATACGGCTTTATGGGAAGCAATGTTTCCTTTACAAGGGAGGCCATTAAAAAAAGTGCAGAAAGTGAACTTTTAATCGACTTTCACGATAGTCCGGTGCCGTTTACCGGGGTTACCCGAACCTACCCGAATGCCATTACAAGGGAATATTGCCACGCCCAACAAGACTCTAGACGGGCCTTCACCCCACAAGCCTTTATTCGCATGGCATTGATAAACGCCTTGCAAGGCCCCTTGGATATGAACAATGGTGTATTCGATATCACCGGAGTCAATACTGGGGAAAGGGAAAAAGGCCCGAAAGCCAAAAATCTAAATACCACGGTCACTGCGGAAGCAGCCAGAACCTTGATTATTTTTAGCGGGCTTGTGTGCATTCCAGATGCCCCGGAAGCCTACACCGAAAAAAGCGACCTGTTTGAATTTATTAAGGAAATGCCCATAGGACAATGGGACGAGACCAAAATACTCCACGCCAAAATGGATGCTTACATCTCTACGGCAAGACGACATAACGCGTCTTGGTTTATCGGTTCTGTTTATAATGAACCAGGAGGCGAGTTACCTATTGTCTTGGATTTTCTGGAAGCTGGAAAGGCGTATGATATTACCTATTATGAAGATACCGATGCGACTCACTTTAAGACCAAGCCGGAAGCCTATCAGGTACGAAGGGGAAGCGTAAAAAAAGGAGATGTTATCAATGCAAAAATAGCACCCGGCGGTGGGCATTGTATGTGGATCAGACCAAGTAAGAAGTAA
- a CDS encoding sulfatase encodes MTMRTSTINSILACLGTACLVSCGNQKQSLVPNKKPNILFIVVDDLGYTDLSVMGSPFYETPNIDSLARSGTIFTNGYATCAVCSPSRASLLNGQFTARHGLTQYEGAKSGQAWKELNRHTKLLPPEYKHHLHREDVILPEVLKDNGYTTFFAGKWHLGSKADHSLPTDHGFDINQGGYEKGGPYSGGYFSPFNNPQMMDYPEEKGMSLSMKLAKETSTFIREQKDSTFLAYLSFYAVHSPIQTTQAKWKKYRDKAERMGIAETGFEMERVLPARKYQDNPVYAGLIEQVDEAVGSVLQTLRDLDLDKNTIVVFTSDNGGVTSGDNFSTNQLDLRGGKGYQWEGGLRVPYFIYVPWMSQKGTHNQVPVSGADLFPTLLDLADIPLQPEHHADGVSLEPLLKGGRIAERPLYWHYPHYGNQGGEPVSIMRKGSWKIIHYWEDGHTELYDLDTDLGETKDRSTEKEILTLEMKEELLAWLEAMQTEYAEEDASWNETAWKQKLENNRNILMPRLEKQREKMLSPDWQPNTNWWGSQL; translated from the coding sequence ATGACAATGAGAACAAGTACCATAAATAGTATTTTAGCTTGCCTTGGCACAGCGTGTTTAGTTTCCTGTGGAAACCAAAAACAAAGCCTTGTACCAAATAAAAAACCGAATATCCTTTTTATTGTGGTCGACGATTTGGGCTATACCGATTTGAGCGTTATGGGAAGCCCCTTTTACGAAACCCCCAATATTGATAGTCTGGCAAGGTCGGGTACTATTTTCACCAATGGGTATGCCACCTGCGCCGTTTGTAGTCCATCCCGGGCGAGTTTGTTGAACGGACAGTTTACGGCAAGACACGGGCTCACCCAATACGAAGGGGCCAAATCAGGACAGGCTTGGAAAGAGCTCAACCGACATACCAAATTGCTGCCTCCGGAATACAAACATCACTTACACCGAGAAGATGTTATTCTGCCCGAAGTTTTAAAGGATAATGGATACACCACTTTTTTCGCGGGAAAATGGCACTTAGGAAGCAAAGCGGACCACTCCTTGCCCACAGACCATGGGTTTGACATCAACCAAGGCGGGTATGAGAAAGGCGGCCCCTATAGCGGAGGCTATTTCTCCCCTTTCAACAATCCGCAAATGATGGACTATCCCGAGGAAAAAGGGATGTCGCTTTCTATGAAGCTCGCAAAGGAAACCTCAACGTTTATTAGGGAACAAAAAGACTCAACATTTCTAGCCTATCTCTCATTTTACGCCGTTCACTCCCCTATACAGACCACACAGGCCAAATGGAAAAAGTACAGGGACAAGGCCGAACGTATGGGCATTGCCGAAACAGGTTTTGAAATGGAACGGGTATTACCGGCCAGAAAATACCAAGACAATCCCGTATATGCAGGTTTGATAGAGCAAGTAGATGAGGCCGTTGGCAGTGTTCTACAAACTTTAAGGGACCTCGACCTCGACAAAAACACCATAGTGGTCTTTACTTCCGATAATGGAGGAGTTACCTCGGGGGATAATTTTTCTACCAATCAACTCGATCTTCGCGGGGGTAAAGGCTATCAATGGGAAGGCGGATTGCGCGTGCCCTATTTTATCTATGTGCCGTGGATGTCACAAAAAGGAACCCACAACCAGGTACCCGTTTCCGGTGCCGACCTATTCCCCACCCTTCTAGATTTAGCCGATATTCCCCTTCAGCCCGAACACCACGCAGATGGGGTAAGCCTTGAGCCACTGCTAAAAGGAGGGCGCATTGCCGAAAGACCTTTGTATTGGCACTATCCGCATTACGGCAATCAAGGAGGGGAGCCCGTTTCCATCATGCGAAAGGGAAGCTGGAAAATCATTCATTATTGGGAAGACGGCCACACGGAACTTTATGATTTAGATACGGATTTGGGAGAAACCAAGGACCGCTCGACTGAAAAGGAAATCCTGACACTTGAAATGAAAGAAGAGCTCTTGGCCTGGCTGGAAGCTATGCAAACCGAATATGCCGAAGAAGACGCTTCATGGAACGAAACCGCATGGAAACAAAAGCTGGAAAACAATAGAAATATTTTGATGCCACGATTGGAAAAACAACGCGAAAAGATGTTATCTCCAGATTGGCAGCCCAATACAAATTGGTGGGGAAGCCAACTATAA
- a CDS encoding family 16 glycosylhydrolase: protein MKINRKTPFYRMIMINYLNLSLSILLVALSCSSTDSGQDLKPTDLKVDITLVGTDDAHPNGNGSGIVEVSASASNAVRYAFRFENGDVEDSTDGSTTHTFTEEGTHPYTIVVWAYSPTGEFINETFNVEVYKSNEAFNTLVFSDEFEYEGKPDPEKWHYQVIPPNNGSWHNNELQHYTNRSENSFVSDGTLKIRAIKEKYTFEGSTKDYTSARLNSKFAFTYGKVEVRAKLPSKKGTWPAIWTLGANSNETGNYFGEQYGNAEWPACGEIDILEQNGWDKESTIAHFHWSDLNSDEYQNLGGTTPITNASGSFHVYSLEWNASAMKVFLDDTLVYELKNSQNTPYNAPHYLLLNIAMGGTLGGDIPENFTDDIFEIDYVRIYQ from the coding sequence ATGAAAATTAATCGAAAAACGCCCTTTTACCGAATGATTATGATAAACTACCTAAACCTATCACTCTCTATACTTCTAGTTGCACTTTCTTGCAGTTCTACGGATTCAGGACAGGATCTAAAACCTACTGATTTGAAGGTAGACATCACCCTTGTAGGTACAGATGACGCCCACCCAAATGGTAATGGTTCCGGAATCGTAGAGGTTTCGGCCTCAGCCTCAAATGCGGTGAGATATGCCTTCAGGTTCGAAAATGGTGATGTAGAAGACAGCACGGATGGTTCCACCACCCATACATTTACAGAAGAGGGCACCCACCCCTACACGATAGTGGTTTGGGCCTATTCCCCTACGGGCGAATTCATTAACGAGACCTTCAATGTAGAAGTATATAAGTCGAATGAAGCCTTTAATACCTTAGTGTTTTCAGACGAGTTTGAATACGAAGGAAAACCCGACCCGGAAAAATGGCACTATCAGGTGATCCCCCCGAATAATGGCAGCTGGCATAATAACGAATTACAGCATTACACAAATCGTAGTGAAAATTCATTTGTAAGCGATGGCACATTAAAAATAAGGGCCATAAAAGAGAAGTATACCTTTGAGGGCTCTACAAAAGATTACACTTCGGCCAGGCTGAATTCAAAATTCGCCTTTACTTATGGAAAAGTTGAAGTGAGGGCAAAACTACCAAGTAAAAAAGGCACATGGCCCGCCATCTGGACTTTGGGTGCCAACTCAAATGAAACCGGAAACTATTTTGGCGAACAATATGGCAACGCCGAATGGCCCGCATGCGGCGAAATTGACATTCTGGAACAAAACGGCTGGGACAAGGAAAGTACTATTGCCCATTTTCATTGGTCCGATCTTAACTCTGATGAATACCAGAATTTAGGTGGCACCACCCCCATAACAAACGCCTCCGGTTCATTCCACGTTTATTCCCTAGAATGGAACGCCTCCGCAATGAAAGTATTTCTAGACGACACCCTTGTTTACGAATTGAAAAACTCTCAGAACACGCCATATAACGCCCCGCATTACCTACTGTTGAACATTGCCATGGGCGGAACCCTGGGCGGTGATATCCCCGAGAATTTCACAGATGATATTTTTGAAATAGACTATGTAAGGATCTATCAATAA
- a CDS encoding sulfatase family protein — protein MLTNKPTTLLLLLSYTFLACGPSFGQDKNQKVDRPNIIYILADDLGYGDVKSFNPKGKIATPNLDTMAANGIKFTDAHTSSAVCSPTRYGILTGRYNWRSSLKSFVLSGYSKSLIKQERTTVAEMLKTQGYTTAYIGKWHLGWDWAIEDENANLEHDKLNVNPKVDFSVPVKNGPSTHGFDYSFGFCGSLDMAPYVYIENDRPTMVPTKTTVSVDDKGIWRKGLTSDDFVHATVLQDLTDKAVGYIEKNAKDSSPFFLYFPLPAPHTPILPTTEFLGKSNTNMYGDFVMQVDDVVRQIRETLKSQGISENTLLVFTSDNGCSPKADFKELEKVDHDPSYVFRGTKADIFEGGHRVPFIVEWPSKGLKNASSDKLICTTDFFATCAELTGYEIPDTEAEDSYSMLSLIKGTKDKDIREYIVHHSINGSFAIRQGDWKLSVCPGSGGWSYPRPQDIEKEKLDLPDMQLYNLKDDIGETKNRIEDNPKKAKELKKALKKIILDGRSTPGVKQKNDGMEGWKQIEGIVTK, from the coding sequence ATGCTCACCAACAAACCTACCACCCTCCTACTCCTTTTATCCTATACGTTTCTAGCTTGCGGCCCCAGTTTCGGTCAAGATAAAAACCAAAAAGTCGACCGTCCTAATATCATATATATCCTTGCCGATGATTTGGGCTATGGCGATGTTAAAAGCTTTAATCCAAAAGGCAAAATCGCGACACCAAACCTCGACACCATGGCCGCCAATGGCATCAAGTTCACTGACGCACATACCTCATCCGCAGTGTGCTCCCCAACCCGATACGGCATTTTAACGGGGCGCTATAATTGGCGTAGCTCCCTAAAAAGTTTCGTTTTAAGCGGGTATTCAAAATCTTTGATCAAACAAGAGCGCACGACCGTGGCCGAAATGCTAAAAACCCAAGGTTATACCACCGCTTATATCGGAAAATGGCATCTTGGTTGGGATTGGGCGATCGAGGACGAAAATGCCAACTTAGAGCATGACAAACTGAATGTAAACCCAAAGGTTGATTTTTCCGTCCCTGTAAAAAATGGGCCTTCTACCCACGGCTTTGATTATTCGTTCGGATTCTGTGGTTCTTTGGATATGGCCCCATACGTCTATATCGAAAACGATAGGCCCACCATGGTGCCGACGAAAACCACTGTATCCGTAGACGACAAGGGGATTTGGAGAAAAGGACTTACTTCAGACGATTTTGTACATGCCACGGTACTACAAGATCTAACGGACAAAGCCGTAGGTTATATAGAGAAGAACGCAAAAGACAGCTCGCCTTTCTTTTTATACTTCCCCTTACCTGCCCCACACACCCCAATTCTACCGACCACTGAATTTTTAGGTAAAAGCAATACCAATATGTACGGAGATTTTGTAATGCAAGTAGATGATGTGGTACGCCAAATACGGGAAACCCTAAAAAGTCAAGGCATTTCAGAAAACACGCTATTGGTATTTACCAGTGATAACGGGTGTTCGCCAAAAGCCGACTTTAAAGAGCTTGAAAAGGTTGACCATGACCCCAGTTATGTTTTTAGGGGAACCAAAGCGGATATCTTTGAAGGCGGACACCGCGTACCCTTTATCGTAGAATGGCCAAGCAAAGGGTTGAAGAACGCAAGTTCCGACAAGCTTATCTGCACGACGGACTTCTTTGCGACCTGCGCAGAGCTAACCGGCTACGAAATTCCGGATACGGAAGCGGAAGATAGCTACAGCATGCTTTCTTTGATCAAAGGCACTAAGGATAAAGACATTCGTGAATATATAGTCCACCACTCCATTAATGGGTCTTTTGCCATTCGACAAGGTGACTGGAAACTGAGTGTTTGCCCAGGCTCTGGTGGTTGGAGCTATCCTAGACCGCAGGATATAGAAAAAGAGAAGCTTGATTTACCCGATATGCAGTTATACAATTTAAAAGACGATATCGGTGAAACCAAAAACCGGATCGAGGACAATCCTAAAAAAGCCAAAGAGCTAAAAAAAGCCCTTAAAAAAATAATATTGGACGGGCGGAGTACCCCTGGCGTAAAGCAGAAGAACGATGGCATGGAGGGCTGGAAGCAAATTGAAGGAATCGTAACCAAGTAA